The Cucumis melo cultivar AY chromosome 6, USDA_Cmelo_AY_1.0, whole genome shotgun sequence genome includes a region encoding these proteins:
- the LOC103484088 gene encoding cleavage and polyadenylation specificity factor subunit 2: MGTSVQVTPLCGVYNENPLSYLVSVDDFNFLIDCGWNDHFDPALLQPLSRVASTIDAVLISHPDTLHLGALPYAMKQLGLSAPVFSTEPVYRLGLLTMYDQFIARKQVSEFDLFTLDDIDSAFQVITRLTYSQNHHLSGKGEGIVIAPHVAGHLLGGTLWKITKDGEDVIYAVDFNHRKERHLNGTILESFVRPAVLITDAYNALNNQPYRRQKDKEFGDTIQKTLRANGNVLLPVDTAGRVLELIQILEWYWEEESLNYPIFFLTYVASSTIDYIKSFLEWMSDTIAKSFEHTRNNAFLLKHVTLLINKSELDNAPDGPKVVLASMASLEAGYSHDIFVDWAMDAKNLVLFSERGQFGTLARMLQADPPPKAVKVTVSKRVPLTGDELIAYEEEQNRKKEEALKASLLKEEQSKASHGADNDTGDPMIIDASSNAAPDVGSSHGGAYRDILIDGFVPPSTSVAPMFPFYENTSAWDDFGEVINPDDYVIKDEDMDQAAMHAGGDVDGKLDETAANLILDMKPSKVVSNELTVQVKCSLHYMDFEGRSDGRSIKSILSHVAPLKLVLVHGTAEATEHLKQHCLKNVCPHVYAPQVEETIDVTSDLCAYKVQLSEKLMSNVLFKKLGDYEIAWLDAEVGKTENGTLSLLPLSKAPAPHKSVLVGDLKMADFKQFLASKGIQVEFAGGALRCGEYVTLRKVTDASQKGGGSGTQQVVIEGPLCEDYYKIRELLYSQFYLL, encoded by the exons ATGGGAACCTCTGTTCAGGTGACACCACTTTGTGGGGTGTACAATGAAAATCCTCTATCCTATTTGGTCTCCGTTGACGACTTCAACTTCCTTATCGACTGTGGTTGGAACGACCACTTCGATCCTGCTCTTCTTCAACCTTTATCCAG GGTGGCATCCACGATTGATGCAGTTTTGATATCACATCCTGATACACTTCACCTAGGGGCCCTTCCTTATGCCATGAAACAACTTGGACTTTCTGCTCCAGTTTTTTCCACTGAACCCGTGTACCGATTGGGTCTCCTTACAATGTATGATCAGTTCATCGCAAGGAAG CAAGTGTCGGAGTTTGATCTTTTTACACTGGATGATATCGATTCTGCTTTCCAAGTTATAACCAGACTAACATACTCCCAGAATCATCATCTTTCAG GCAAAGGAGAGGGAATAGTTATTGCACCTCATGTGGCTGGGCATCTATTGGGGGGAACGCTATGGAAGATAACTAAGGATGGAGAAGATGTTATATATGCCGTTGACTTCAACCACCGCAAGGAAAG GCATCTGAATGGAACCATTCTAGAGTCATTCGTGCGACCTGCTGTATTGATAACTGATGCATATAATGCTCTAAATAATCAGCCTTACAGACGTCAGAAGGACAAAGAATTTGGAG ATACTATTCAGAAGACCTTAAGAGCTAATGGAAATGTCTTACTTCCTGTTGATACTGCTGGGCGCGTGCTGGAGCTTATTCAAATTTTGGAATGG TACTGGGAAGAGGAAAGTTTAAATTAtcccattttctttttaacttacGTTGCATCCAGCACAATTGATTATATCAAGAGTTTCCTAGAGTGGATGAGTGATACAATAGCAAAGTCTTTTGAACACACACGGAACAACGCTTTTCTTCTCAA ACATGTTACCCTTCTAATCAACAAAAGTGAACTTGATAATGCTCCAGATGGTCCAAAG GTTGTTCTAGCATCAATGGCTAGTTTGGAAGCTGGTTACTCACATGACATTTTTGTTGACTGGGCAATGGATGCCAAAAACCTCGTCCTTTTTTCTGAAAGAGGCCAG TTTGGCACTTTGGCCCGCATGCTTCAAGCTGATCCACCTCCCAAAGCTGTTAAGGTAACTGTGTCTAAGAGAGTCCCGTTGACTGGAGATGAGCTTATTGCTTATGAAGAAGAGCAAAACAGGAAAAAGGAAGAAGCTCTTAAGGCTAGTTTGCTTAAGGAGGAACAATCTAAAGCATCTCATGGAGCTGATAATGATACTGGCGATCCAATGATCATTGATGCTAGCAGTAATGCAGCACCAGATG TCGGGAGTTCACATGGAGGTGCATACAGAGACATATTAATTGATGGTTTTGTTCCTCCTTCAACCAGCGTTGCTCCAATGTTTCCCTTCTATGAAAACACCTCTGCATGGGATGATTTTGGTGAAGTAATCAATCCTGACGATTATGTAATTAAGGATGAAGACATGGACCAAGCAGCAATGCAT GCTGGTGGGGACGTTGATGGAAAACTAGATGAAACTGCTGCTAACTTGATTCTAGATATGAAGCCTTCGAAAGTTGTATCTAATGAATTGACA GTCCAAGTTAAATGCTCATTGCATTACATGGATTTTGAAGGTCGTTCAGATGGGAGATCAATTAAATCAATACTCTCCCACGTTGCTCCATTGAAGCTT GTTTTGGTGCATGGAACCGCAGAGGCAACCGAGCATCTTAAACAACATTGCCTTAAAAATGTCTGCCCCCATGTCTATGCCCCCCAAGTTGAAGAAACGATCGATGTTACTTCTGATTTGTGTGCATATAAG GTACAACTTTCAGAGAAGCTGATGAGTAATGTGCTGTTTAAGAAG CTTGGGGATTATGAAATCGCTTGGCTCGATGCTGAAGTAGGGAAGACTGAGAATGGAACGTTGTCTTTACTTCCTCTCTCAAAGGCTCCTGCGCCTCATAAATCTGTTCTTGTTGGTGATTTAAAAATGGCCGACTTCAAACAATTTCTTGCCAGCAAGGGAATACAG GTTGAATTTGCTGGGGGTGCTTTGAGATGTGGCGAGTATGTCACCCTACGCAAGGTTACAGATGCAAGTCAAAAG GGTGGTGGTTCTGGTACACAGCAAGTTGTCATTGAAGGGCCGTTATGTGAGGATTATTATAAAATTCGGGAACTTTTGTATTCACAATTTTATTTGCTATAA
- the LOC103484089 gene encoding kinetochore protein NDC80 homolog, with translation MKGTGRRRPKASFNPPPPPTPQFRRDSDVSFASSRPSSIGMSRPPSASIDMYKERAVQISTVNTINSSLKELFSHSFNVTFKPFSPPSLKDLTETINLLLQCLDYPPTKLEDDLPILLKSLGYPFKINKNILKTPPAPHQWYQILALLHWLVQVALYNYNLANDSNPVFMGHDVNIYVLNSYLHYMRGDDDSVEALDQEFMERLKKTRDDSCESLKELEEEVKVLEAKVEALRSDPSQREVLEKQQSLLEEDVKKFHTMIAGYSEKMQEMKKLLEEKEKELEVKMEERNKICEENEELKKRVESQLFNPRDVERMRRELQAVERDIGDAEVSRNSWEEKSWDLDATLGNKFKELEAIAMECNQAMRRLKLDSCHQYVLNAKGSTPADVMGIDYKSTVKPALDSFAEDIRRSSMMKLEELISLRQQSSENTAKIDSKRNQIASLQSHINEHETKLISLKDEMRDYILRCSTESKKMVEDFQQEAHNLDLVEGEAEESLKNAKLANQEATKQEEEEIHMCARELLSCLDSVSQYKAVVSCKISDMESCLSKAAAGISEAFKNSMPVE, from the exons ATGAAGGGCACAGGCCGCCGCCGTCCAAAGGCGTCTTTCAATCCTCCGCCACCCCCTACTCCCCAATTCCGCCGCGATTCCGATGTCAGCTTTGCCAGTAGCCGCCCTTCTTCCATCGGAATGTCTCGTCCCCCCTCCGCCTCCATCGACATGTACAAAGAACGAGCCGTTCAAATTTCCACTGTCAACACCATCAATTCCTCTCTCAAGGAGCTCTTTTCTCACTCCTTTAACGTAACATTCAAACCCTTCTCTCCCCCTTCCCTCAAAGATCTCACTGAAACTATTAATCTGCTTCTTCAATGTCTCGATTATCCTCCCACTAAGCTTGAGGATGATCTCCCCATCCTTCTCAAATCCCTTGGGTATCCCTTCAAAATTAACAAGAATATCCTCAAGACCCCTCCTGCTCCTCACCAGTGGTACCAAATTCTTGCACTACTTCACTGGCTTGTTCAGGTTGCTCTTTATAACTATAACCTAGCAAATGATTCGAATCCCGTTTTTATGGGTCACGATGTGAATATATATGTGCTGAATAGCTATTTGCATTATATGCGCGGGGATGACGATTCGGTGGAGGCTTTAGATCAGGAGTTTATGGAGAGGTTGAAGAAAACGAGGGATGATTCATGTGAAAGCTTGAAGGAACTGGAGGAGGAAGTTAAGGTGCTCGAAGCCAAGGTCGAGGCCTTGCGGTCAGATCCCTCGCAGAGGGAGGTTCTTGAGAAGCAGCAGAGTTTGCTTGAAGAGGATGTGAAGAAGTTCCATACCATGATCGCGGGCTACAGTGAGAAGATGCAGGAAATGAAGAAACTCTtggaggaaaaggaaaaggagttGGAAGTTAAAATGGAGGAGAGAAATAAGATTTGTGAAGAGAATGAAGAGCTGAAGAAGAGGGTGGAGTCTCAATTGTTTAATCCTAGAGATGTGGAAAGGATGAGAAGAGAATTGCAGGCTGTTGAGAGGGACATCGGTGATGCCGAAGTCTCGAGGAACTCGTGGGAGGAGAAGTCATGGGATCTTGATGCAACTCTAGGAAATAAATTTAAGGAGCTTGAGGCCATTGCAATGGAATGTAACCAGGCGATGAGAAG ATTAAAGCTCGATAGTTGTCATCAGTATGTTCTGAATGCAAAGGGGTCGACACCAGCTGATGTGATGGGGATTGACTATAAGTCAACCGTTAAGCCTGCACTTGATTCCTTTGCGGAGGACATAAGGAGAAGTTCTATGATGAAGTTGGAAGAGTTGATTTCTCTCAGGCAGCAATCAAGTGAAAATACTGCTAAAATTGACTCTAAACGCAATCAGATCGCTTCTCTTCAATCCCATATTAATGAA CATGAAACAAAACTAATCTCCTTAAAAGATGAAATGCGAGATTATATTTTAAGATGCTCCACGGAATCTAAGAAGATGGTGGAGGATTTTCAACAAGAAGCTCATAACTTAGATCTTGTGGAAGGAGAAGCAGAAGAGAGTTTGAAG AATGCCAAACTGGCGAATCAGGAAGCAACaaagcaagaagaagaagaaattcatATGTGTGCTCGTGAACTACTTTCATGTCTCGACTCTGTCTCACAATATAAAGCAGTTGTTAGCTGCAAAATTTCAGATATGGAAAGCTGCCTCTCAAAGGCTGCTGCCGGTATCTCTGAGGCTTTCAAGAATTCTATGCCGGTAGAATAA